TAATTATAAAATAActataatttatatattattatataatgttAGAATGTAAATAATATTGATTGctattaataatttaaatatattgtaCATAATCATATACTTCCCTCTAGTGTCCTCAAAACAATGATACTAGGGAAGGAAATAGATGCAAGGTGTGGTAACCAACATCTACCTACCAAGTATAAGGGAGGACACAAGGTACCATGTGCTAGGCAATGACTAGGTCTTGAACTTGACAGTGATTGTAGCATATTCTCGTAGTTTTTATTGATCTCACGGTTCCTAGGCATCCCAATTAGCAAATATTACAaagtataaaatataataatattaattgtatattatattatatttatacattgatttaatttatactttatagatatagattaatattaattacaataattttatatttatatttgatattttttattataaaatatatataatattaattgtaATGAATATATAATGCAtactaaatatatattatataaatatttcaTTACCTCTTGTGCTTTTATTTAACATTTAAACCCCCTTTCAAAATTAATGTTTCGTTTGAACTTATAGTATAATTATATACATCATATGAATAGTTTTATATTCTTTATGCACAATAACCATCGGATTTAAGTGAAGTAAAAAAATCCCATCTAAATTATAGTAGAATAATAAAAAGTATGGTCCAAGCGATAGTAAAGTAAAAAAATATCATGTCGGTAGTAAAGCAATTGAAGCTCATAAATTAGCTCATTTAGTCTTTGTTAAATTAAATTGTACATAAATTATTGTTGTCTCATTATATTAAAATTGAACATGTAATGCCATGCCACTCAACTTGCAAAAATGTATACCCTAAGTCCAATGCCATGGGATTTCTTAAGACTGTCAACTATTATTTTCTAAATAATAGTAGATTGTGCAAGTTTATTTATGATATTATTAATTTTACAATATATTATtcattattttgtaattgatttgtgaatacaaatttaatttaagttattgttTAAATTAAAAACAATCACTAGatcattttaaacattcaaaatatCTATAAACCAACTTATTTCATCTATTAAAATGCTTGTCtagattattaaattttaaattaaatatcacATTTCATTTTAATAATTTCAATTATCACTCACAAAAAATCATCCAAATTAAATGTTTGCTCATTCAACACATTTATTTAATTCATGACATAATCATGATAAATGACaacaatagtgacaacaaggacatgATGCTTTGAGCATGttaataaaaatacaaaacaaataaaatgTATGATCAACGTACATGGAAAAAATTTATAACATATTTATAGGCATCATTATTGTTATTTAATGTCTTTATTGTAATTGTGATGATTTTGTTTATAAAGTGTTTGGTTCATTTAAAACACATGAACCTTAGGGAAATTGTTAATAGGGAGAATCTCAAGGTTTTAGGTTTTCCACCTTCTAACTTTTTCATCCATTGACAAAGCTTCTAAGATATATAGTGGTCCATCATAACTCAatcaacatattatataatattttctcAAGAATGTCTCCCACCCAGGTGATGTCAAACTCCTCCTCGCCTACTCGCAACAACTCCCTTGTGTTGGACCCTGTTGTTACGAATGGCGCTGCTAATACTATTGGCATCGTTGAGCTGTTGTGGGTAGCAGTGGGGGTTGCTTCTCTGTGCCCTTAACCATTGTCTTCCCTCCCCTTTCTAATGTTGGGTCTGTGCGCGATGCTCCCATGGTGGTGGGTGTTGCTTCATTTCCCAGTGGGGTTTTTCCCTCAGCAGTGGATGCAATGGCTACATGTGGTGTGGCTCATTCGTGCCCTCTTCAACCCAGGGATTCTCTTCCTGGTGAAGCTGCTTCTGGTAATGATTCTCAATCGACCACTAGTGGAGCTTCTTCTGGTAATGATTATCAACCAGCGGCTACTGATGCTGGGGGTGCTAAGGTCCAACCCAAACCTTATTTTTCTAGTAGACGTAGCTTTGATCGTGTGGCCAAATTTGCTGCCCAGCCTTCCAAGGGGTTTTGTCCTCTTCCCTGTGCCAAATCTGCCCTTGTGGTGGTTTGTGGATAGGATGTGGTGGACAATATTGTGTTCTACCAATGTTATTCTTTAGTGTGCAGATTCTCTGGGCTCTAGCCTTCTCTATTGGACCTCCATCACTAGGTGAGTGACTCTTGGAGGCCTTTGATGGCTCATAGCATTGagatttttccttgtgctaaaggttttttcattgcttcttttacatCTTCGTTTGATCGAGATTTAGTCTTaggcaagttgtgggcttggggagtgcacCCCCTCTGTGTTAAGCCCTAGacaacttctttcaaccctctcactgaaccacttaatgtgtgtcCAATTTTGGTTTGCCTCCCAAATCTccttcttcatttttgggagctttCTTGCTATGAGGCTATCGGTAACTCTATTGTTCGTTTCCTTAAGGTCGATGATGCTACGTCTTCAATAGACCACACTACCTTTGTCCGCTTCTTAGTTGATATTGACATCTCCATGCCTCTTTCAAGAGATGTGCCTCTTATGATTGGGGATCGACCTTGGACTCAACCGTTAGAATTTGAGGGTCTCCCCTTTCGTTGTTGCAAATGCTTTTCTCCAAGTCACCTTGCTTCAGACTTCTCTATTCCACGCCACCAAggagctgctacttggtggaaggatgtctCCTCTCAGGATGTTGAGGTGCCTCTTACTATTGTCGATGTTATTGATTCCATGGTTATGGCTCCTCCTGCTCTTGTGGTTTCAACTTTTACTGTTTTTGACATGTAGCTACCTACTGGATCCACACCTATGGTTACTCCTTCGTAGCAGCTTGTTGTTGTCCCGCTTTAGCTCCCTGATGTTCTGCATCAGCTGAATGTTATCCCACAACAACACTCTGTTGGAACTTCTGAGGATATCCATGTGGATTCCTTATCACTTGATCATTCCCTTGATGATCTTAATGCCAGTATCACCTGGACAGTTGTTTATCGCAGGCAGAAGGGGATGTCCTCCCTGCCCCCCCAAATTTGTCAAGGCTTGGGTGCTTCCCTGCCTTGAGTTGGGTCTTGGTTGTTTGTGGTTAGACAGGGTTCTTCTCTTGTCTAACCTTGTGTGTTTCGGGACTTGCTCCCTTGTTTTTTGTACTTGGGGTTACCCTTACTGGTTGTGATTAATTGTTTTTGGATATTCTTTGGCTATGTAAAGGGTTGGTGCCCTAGTTAACGTTgcctttttaataaaaaaacatattatataaattttttaatatttttatttattttactttaattATGTATTAAAAAATTGGTCAATTTCAAAATTGATTGTAATAAAGTTATAATAATTGCTAATCTTAAACTAATATTCATtaacaataatatttatttataatcttgtaacactcattttcaacaattaaaaataaatcttttcaacggaaagaatattttaattaaaatttggtattagcttaaattaaaatttgataacactagaactctctctctctagctctccccctctctatctccttatatctctatttcTCTATCCCTCTATGATAGTGCCACAtatatctctatctttatttttatctctccttctacctctctctatctctctatctatttctctccctcttcctctccctctctatcttcatctctattttaatCTACTCTAGAGTAACCACACTAAAGAAAGGAACTTAACGCTTTGTATTGCttgttattatattatgatattgtaattaatactaaattattatatgattatgttattatattttaatatattcttattattatatattatttttatttttattaaactcTTTACAAAAGCAAAAAGCTTTCAagactaaattattattattatatttttattaaactctttgcaaaggcaagaaaactattaaGACTAAATTATTAAATTATGTTGAAGGCGTATTATACTCACATAGGGATGCAAAAACGTCTGTCaatagaagcatttaatttgacatgtcggtgacacttaaatgcatgaaatttttttaaaaaacacattttatttattttctcctcccatgcacttaatttttaattattaaatgccaattATATCTCCACTTCCACCTCTCAGGTACCACTCACTCTAAGTTTGACTAATGAATCAATTCTCGAGCTATCTCCATGGGAATtggaatgtaataataataatgtagtctTATTGAGCAGTTTAAGGACGGAATGATGGCAAGGACGATGAGGGTTTCGGTGCCTGACGACTCAGGCGATGGAGGCAAGGATGGCGAAACAGATGGCGAAGGTGGGGGCCTCTTACCTTTGGCCCTTCTTGGTTTCCCTGGTTTCTATGCTGCTCTATGTGGTCTATAGAGTTTGAGGGCTGTGAGAAGTGAGGAGGGAGGTGTGATCTCCTCGGTCGGCCTATTCCTGTCTTGGAGCAGAGGGGTTGCTTGGTTCAAATCTGCTTGGGAGGGGATGCTCTTTACATACATGAGGGGTGCGGTTAAGGTTTTTGGCAGGTTGCTATTTGATGTGCTTGATCCTCGCTATTTGTTTGGGCACTGGGTCTTATTTGGGCATCGTGTCTCTCCTTTGCCCTCCTTTGTGACCCTCTGTTTGATCTTTGGTTCAGATGGCATGAGAGGTGTCAGGGGTAGGGTGTGGCCTCTTGGGGTGTTGGTTGCTATCACTCCTAATGTCAGGCTTAGGGTCTCTGAGCCTGATGTTGCtgaggtttatgttgttttggtggATCTTCCCTCCTTGGGTGCGGTGGTGGTTCCTCTTATCTAGAACCCTAGTTTTTTTTCAAGGTTCTCCTTTTGTGGGTTTTCGGTTTCCTCTCTTTCTTTGGGATGCCTTGTGCCCTTGGGGCCGGATCTGGTGCGGCTAAGGTTTTCTTTTTGGAAGATCTGGTGTCTTGTGTTTTTTTCTGATTTGGGTTGTCCTCTTATAGAGGTGGAGGGACTTTTTCTATGTTGGACTATGATTGAAACGTTTGGGCTTCTGGGCTGttattctcctattgaggtggagattcaGTGGTTGGGAGCGGTCGGGTTTTAGCTTGCTGCTAGAGGGGTCTCGGGGCTGACATTCAACCTTCTCTCTTGTCCTATCGAGGTGGACCtcttccctattgaggtggggagatggtGTGAGGAGGCCTTTCCGATGATGTTGTTGCTTGTGTTGTTGGTTGAAGTTACCTTTCATTTCTCTCATGTGTTTCTTCATGGCAAGGTCTAGTTCCTCTGTGTCCCTACTACCCAGAATTTTTTGTGGGTTGAAGGACCCTTTGAAATCCCTCCTGGTTCTGTTTGGAATCAATTGGCTAGTTTTTCGATTTCAAGTTAGGGGAGCCTAGTAAAACCCACAGGTAGGTTGTTTGCTGCTAGTGCTTTtaggttttttttcttttctatgtgtgtTGGTCATGGGAGCCTTGTTCTTCCCACAGGCAAGCTGGATGCTAGCAATTTTAAAGGGCCCAGTCTTGCCagttgtggtttttggttaacGGTTAGTTGTGTTGTTGGCAGGCTGAATACTTTGTTACAGGttaagggagcctaggaaaacccttgTTTGTTGGTTTTGAGATCTAgtttaaaactcatgatgaaggttaagggagcctttcaaaaccccatcAGTCCAGATTGTGAGTATATGTTGATCTATTTTAATTGGGTGTTGTTGAAGGTGATGGGTGCTTGGGTACATCAATGGAAACATctgtaggttaagggagccttgtaaaaccatTGATGTACCATTGAAGGCAACATATAGTGGGAATGCAAGTTAATATCAACAAGATGAAAATCAtggttttctcaagtagaaggaaacaagagcaacataagttttactttgaaggcaacattcttgaagaagttacaGATTACAAATACCTTGGAATTGATTTCAACAAAAGTCTTAGTTGGGAAGGTTACAAGAAAAAGAGAACTCTTGGAGGCTAGAAGGCATTTTATGCTCTTGAAAATAGACGCAGGGAGGCAGAGCTTTGGGATTGGAAAACTATCCACTCTTTTTAGGCTTTTGGTGTTGCCGGTTATTTTATATGGCTGTGAAGTTTGGGGTAGAAGTACCTCGGTTTCTCAATGGAAGCGAATTGAGAGAATTAAAAAATGTTTaatcacaagaaaatgcaaaaTTAAAAGTACATTCCCATATGATATCATGTTAAGTGAAACAAGTGTTGCACCTATTGAAGCAATTGCTATGGTGTGTCTCATTAGCTATTTAAAAAGAACCGAGCAAATGGGAGAAGGTAGATGGCCTAAGGTTGTTGTCAATGACATATTGTGCAAAAGGAAGAAGACGTGTCCATGCAACaaaaaatggttgaaaaaatggAACATTTAGTTGAATTCATGCCCCACAAATAGCAAGGAGATAAAGGTCTTCGTTATGGATATGTTCTACAAGAAAATTTGGTGTATTGGGTTAGGAAGGAAGAAACAATAGTATATCAATGAGTTCAACCCCAATTAAATGATCATCTTCAAAAAGTCTATATAAGGGCTAATATATCATGGAGGGCTAAAATTCTAATTGCTCAGCTTAGAACCAACTCTCACCAACTTCGATGTGAGACCGAGCGgtggaaaaggccaaaagagaTTTGGGGCTTGAAAGAGTTTGCCTGTTTTGCACCATCGGGAGTGTGGAAACTGAAAACCATTTTACCTTGGAgtgtgaagcacttaaagacaataGGGAAAAGTTTGCCAATTTCTTAACTGCTAGCACATGGTATAATCTATTCAATGAGGAGTATATTGAGAAGTTGGGAGCACTTATCATCAGCCTACGTAAGAAAAGATCGGATCTTCAAAAGTCTGCTCAGATTAGACAGGTTGTCCCATAGACTATTCTTAGCCTCATGAATgttaaaattctttctttctttctttatttcatcatTGCCACCATACTCACGTTTAGTTCTGCAGTCATAGTTGAGGCCTTAACACCCGAGGCATGTAATTTGAAGTTTACTAGGCGGTTGGTTGCCAATCTGCATGGATCTGTCCATGTATTCAACCGCTGATATTTTTGGGCATTAATACCCATACTTTGCAGTCCCCTCATTTTTCGTTGACATCACACCTTTGGTTAACCATACATCTCACCTGTGGCAGCCGAGAACACAGAGCAAACGACCATCAGAGAGATCGAACTTGGGACAACCCGACAATAAAGCCTCGCAACTACCATTGCGCCGTGAGGTTACCCCATAACAATATATTCATATCTTaacaataatttaatatttattataatataataatataattattatcaaactaaaataataaacaatataattttttcatgatattttattatttattatattaatttgtGAGCAAACTTCTGGAATTGATTGTGTGCGAGTTTTTGAATCAACGTtgcggatcacactctgtgatccatcataagGATGAAAGAGAGCACTAGAAGCAAAAGATTGATCACGAAGTGTAATCTAAAATGTTGATTCAATATTTTGCTTCTAGTGctctctttcatcctgatgatggctcacagagtgtgatctgaaacgttgattcaAAAACTGGCACACAATCAATTCCAGAAATTTGCTCATAAATGAATTCTATGGGTTGTAAAAATCTCATATCATCAATTTATTATATTCTTTATgctacttattattattattaaattattacatttttattctttatttaaaaaataaaaattatatgagaACATTTTTAATCCCAACAATTATATAAGAATGTCCGCAAGTTCTGTCGTTTATAGACAGCGTAAtggaattcattcattcattcgtGTGGAAATTTCAGGGCACGCCTCACACCCATTTTGAAAGGACGTTAACATATTCTGCTTCAAACCACCAATTTCAATGCATGCCTGCTCAAACCTTGAATTTTGATGTTCCTATCCAAAACATCCTGTGTTCGTCCCTGGATTTGGAATATATTTTAAAATTGGAGGAAAACTTCAGTCAACCACGTATCTCTCTCACGCAACAACTACACACAGTCTTTCTTTACTTTCTGCGAATATATTCACTATATATATACACTATGTACTTACACTGCGAAACCACAGAGCTTTAAGCATGGAGCTAACAGCAATAACATGGCCTGTTATTCTGGTAGGAGCTGCAACAATTTATGTTGCACTCATTCTACTAAAAAGCCTTGCGAGTAATAAGACCAGTTTCCCACTCCCTCCAGGCCCCAGAGCTCTTCCTGTAATAGGCCactttcatcttctctttgataaaACTAGGCCAATTCACCAGATTCTAGCAACAATGGCAAAACGCTATGGACCTGTTCTGCAGGTCAAATTTGGTAGCAAGCCCGTTTTGGTTATAAGCTCTGCAGAATTAGCAAGAGAATGTTTTACAGTGAATGACAAGGCTCTGGCATCAAAACCCGTTCTTTCACAAGGCAAGCATTTGGGGTACAATTATTCTATGGTTGCTTGGGCTCCTTATGGCCCCTATTGGAGAACTGCTAGAAAAGTTTGTGTGGTTGAGCTTCTATCCCCCAAAAGAATCCAGTCTTTTGCCCACAATAGAATGCAACAACTTCGCAAAGGAGTGAATACTATGTTTCAGCAGGCTCAGCAGGAGAGTAGTGTTAACATGAAGAGGTTTTTCTCACAATTGAATTTCAAGACTCTCATGTCTATGATCATAAATGAGAAGTATTTTGGAGAGGCTTCAGGGGTTTCAGAAGAGATTGTTTCTGAGGCGATTGAAGAGTCCTTTGTGTATCATGGGTGTGTGAATATTGGGGATTATATTCCCTGGTTGAAGTGGCTTGATTTGCAAGGGTATGATAAGGCTATGATAAGGGTACAAACACAAATAGACTTGtttatgcagaaaatattggagAAGCACAGGGAGAAAGGATCAAAAGATGGGGAAGAGGCGGAAGACTTTGTTGATGTGCTCATTCAACAGGCAGATTTGAATGCACAAGCAATACCCGATAAAGATGAATTCATTAAGGCAACTACTGGTGTAAGtgttttcattttgtcatttcttAACAATTTTTGTTCATTTTTAACTGTATCTATATTCATTATTATTGTTGTTTCTGGTTTTGTTCATATATAA
The nucleotide sequence above comes from Cryptomeria japonica chromosome 11, Sugi_1.0, whole genome shotgun sequence. Encoded proteins:
- the LOC131051332 gene encoding xanthotoxin 5-hydroxylase CYP82C4-like, with protein sequence MAKRYGPVLQVKFGSKPVLVISSAELARECFTVNDKALASKPVLSQGKHLGYNYSMVAWAPYGPYWRTARKVCVVELLSPKRIQSFAHNRMQQLRKGVNTMFQQAQQESSVNMKRFFSQLNFKTLMSMIINEKYFGEASGVSEEIVSEAIEESFVYHGCVNIGDYIPWLKWLDLQGYDKAMIRVQTQIDLFMQKILEKHREKGSKDGEEAEDFVDVLIQQADLNAQAIPDKDEFIKATTGIMFSAGSDTLSVAMEWALSLLLQHPHAMKKVQEELDSKVGRNRLVEDSDIPQLKYLQAIVRESLRLHPSAPLLSVHESVEDCTVGGYHIPAGTMLFVNAWAIHRDPKLWDKPLEFMPERFMDREIDVYNIQMKADDSEIIPFGAGRRGCPGAVLAMNMVQLTLATFLHSFEWSIPAGKVIDMNEGVGLTMPRVVPLEATVKPRLSHHLY